In Thalassotalea sp. Sam97, a single window of DNA contains:
- the ftsW gene encoding cell division protein FtsW produces the protein MSSTVPETIRDNMRQLSLPSWLLNSHEQQRPAMFDRGFVVIALALYAIGLVMVASASLPIGEKLHNNPFHFMFRHCFYVVLSLTLAAGALQVSMATWQRVSWLLLLLAIALLVAVLFIGRTVNGSTRWIAIGPINIQAAEPAKLFFFCYLSAYLVRRRDEVMDNLWGFSKPFLVLFVLALLLLAEPDLGTVIVMGCTALGLLFLAGAKLWQFGAIVVAVFSAFFSLAYFEPYRWRRVTSFLQPWADEFGSGYQLTQSLMAYGRGEVFGIGLGNGIQKLDYLPEAHTDFVMAVVGEEFGFMGIVLLLAVILALVIKALLLGKRALANEKYFEGFFAYAIGIWLSFQAAVNVGASAGVFPTKGLTMPLISYGGSSMLVMTLAIVVLIRIDHELRLQTIQATVKNDAGGNKSRRVKTTNKEEGVSSE, from the coding sequence ATGAGCTCGACCGTGCCTGAAACCATACGAGATAATATGCGTCAGTTATCGTTACCATCATGGCTGTTAAACTCGCATGAGCAGCAACGTCCGGCGATGTTTGACCGCGGCTTTGTGGTGATCGCACTGGCTTTGTATGCAATTGGCCTGGTTATGGTTGCCAGCGCTTCGTTACCTATTGGTGAGAAACTGCATAACAACCCGTTTCACTTTATGTTTCGCCATTGTTTTTATGTGGTTTTGAGCTTGACTCTTGCTGCCGGCGCACTGCAAGTAAGCATGGCGACGTGGCAAAGAGTGAGCTGGTTATTGTTACTGCTGGCGATTGCATTATTGGTGGCGGTACTCTTTATAGGGCGCACGGTTAATGGCTCGACACGCTGGATAGCTATCGGCCCTATTAACATTCAAGCGGCAGAACCTGCCAAATTATTTTTCTTTTGTTATTTATCTGCTTATTTAGTGCGCAGACGAGACGAAGTGATGGATAATTTATGGGGCTTTTCAAAACCGTTCTTGGTATTATTCGTGCTTGCTTTATTGTTATTAGCCGAGCCAGATTTAGGTACGGTTATTGTTATGGGCTGTACAGCGCTAGGCTTGTTATTTCTTGCTGGTGCTAAGCTATGGCAATTTGGTGCCATTGTAGTTGCGGTGTTTTCTGCGTTTTTCAGCTTGGCTTATTTTGAGCCATACCGATGGCGTCGAGTGACGTCGTTTTTACAACCATGGGCTGACGAATTTGGCAGTGGTTATCAATTAACCCAGTCGTTAATGGCATACGGACGTGGCGAAGTGTTCGGTATTGGCTTGGGTAATGGTATTCAAAAACTCGATTACTTACCTGAAGCGCATACCGATTTTGTGATGGCTGTGGTGGGTGAAGAATTTGGTTTTATGGGCATCGTATTATTGCTCGCGGTGATTTTGGCGCTGGTTATTAAAGCGCTGTTGTTAGGTAAGCGTGCGCTTGCCAATGAAAAATATTTTGAAGGATTTTTTGCTTACGCTATTGGTATCTGGCTGAGTTTTCAAGCGGCAGTTAATGTAGGAGCAAGCGCAGGGGTATTCCCAACCAAAGGTTTAACCATGCCTTTGATAAGCTACGGTGGTAGTTCAATGCTGGTTATGACACTGGCGATTGTGGTGTTAATCCGCATCGACCATGAGCTGAGACTGCAAACGATACAAGCGACAGTTAAAAACGACGCTGGCGGTAATAAAAGTCGGCGAGTGAAAACAACAAATAAGGAAGAGGGCGTCAGCAGTGAATAA